The proteins below come from a single Solidesulfovibrio fructosivorans JJ] genomic window:
- the chrA gene encoding chromate efflux transporter, which produces MGEFLKLFGLFFRVGSTNFGGPAIIPYLRAEVLKRGIIDARRYGRGVALTEILPGSTILQLSGFIGQEYKGVSGAVVAFAGMAMPSFLMMLGLTWLYVAYHSLEIVKAVLACMDAVIIVVILQAARMSFAATIKNWRAAALAAIGFALFMFKISSLIVLGGCAVLALFVLPEPKALDAGEDVEKFPTHLIVKIVVLCLVMAGVTVGAFLWEPRMGQLAVYMVKASLLAFGGGFATIPIFLEDIVHTSHWLTETQLMAGIMLGQVTPGPVVITATFIGYLLHGLLGACLATLCILGPSFILVVAIGPVFGSVGGNPWVRKGVTGVLAGFIGMLGSVAIFLGREVHWNWPTGVTLGLAALLMLWKKPSVIWLILMGVAIAVGDFYLLR; this is translated from the coding sequence ATGGGTGAGTTCCTCAAGCTCTTTGGCCTCTTTTTCCGGGTGGGATCGACCAATTTCGGCGGCCCGGCCATTATTCCCTATCTGCGGGCCGAGGTCTTAAAACGCGGCATCATCGACGCGCGGCGCTACGGCCGGGGCGTGGCCCTGACGGAGATATTGCCCGGCTCCACCATTCTCCAGCTCTCCGGGTTCATCGGCCAGGAGTACAAGGGCGTCAGCGGGGCCGTGGTGGCTTTCGCCGGCATGGCCATGCCGAGCTTTCTGATGATGCTCGGGCTCACCTGGTTGTACGTGGCCTATCACAGCCTGGAAATCGTCAAGGCGGTGCTGGCCTGCATGGACGCGGTGATCATCGTGGTCATCCTCCAGGCGGCGCGGATGTCGTTTGCGGCGACCATCAAGAACTGGCGCGCGGCGGCCCTGGCCGCCATTGGGTTTGCGCTCTTCATGTTCAAGATTTCCTCGCTGATCGTGCTTGGCGGCTGCGCCGTGCTGGCGCTTTTTGTGCTGCCCGAGCCCAAGGCGCTTGATGCCGGCGAGGATGTGGAAAAGTTCCCCACCCATCTGATCGTGAAGATCGTCGTGCTGTGCCTGGTGATGGCGGGCGTGACCGTGGGTGCCTTTTTGTGGGAGCCCCGCATGGGGCAGCTGGCCGTGTACATGGTCAAGGCGTCGCTGCTGGCTTTTGGCGGCGGGTTCGCCACCATCCCGATTTTCCTGGAAGACATCGTCCATACCAGCCACTGGCTGACCGAGACGCAGCTCATGGCCGGCATCATGCTCGGCCAGGTGACGCCCGGGCCGGTGGTCATCACGGCCACGTTCATCGGCTATTTGCTGCACGGGCTTTTGGGCGCGTGTCTGGCCACGCTGTGCATTCTCGGGCCGTCGTTCATCCTGGTCGTGGCCATCGGGCCGGTTTTCGGCTCCGTGGGCGGCAATCCCTGGGTGCGCAAGGGCGTGACCGGCGTGCTGGCGGGGTTTATCGGCATGCTGGGCAGTGTAGCCATTTTTCTGGGCCGGGAAGTGCACTGGAACTGGCCGACCGGGGTGACGCTGGGGCTCGCGGCGCTGCTGATGCTCTGGAAAAAGCCGTCCGTGATCTGGCTCATCCTCATGGGCGTGGCCATCGCTGTGGGGGATTTCTATTTGCTGCGGTAG
- a CDS encoding glycosyltransferase family 4 protein, which yields MRIFVPAMGRVNTSNRDGSEVRFAEIAKRWLAAGVELLLLLPRREIGVLESQGVRASWQVHWEPFSDESDGLWNVLRTYLWRILTCPFARYPRGVDAVYAPSDFLFDLLPALLCRWRNPGAKLVVCVFLIAPNPFKGYENVFGGKKRLPTVRGVLYYVTQWLSVAMARRAGATLLVLNSLDKDSLLAMGASPEKVHVVTMGVDRAFFDSVEPAEETPVYDGIFLGRLHPQKGLFDLVRIWRLVCDARPGSRLGVIGGGSDWWFTKLTQEIKDAGLSGNVDLLGFRQGAEKVRLLKAAGCFLMPSHYESFGQVAVEAMASGLPVVAYDLPIYREIFPTGMVKTPLEDTRAFADAVLCVLNEPGCREAAVSAARERGAAFEWSAIAARETELVKNA from the coding sequence ATGCGCATATTCGTGCCGGCCATGGGCCGGGTCAATACCAGCAACCGGGACGGCAGCGAGGTCCGGTTTGCCGAGATCGCCAAGCGGTGGCTGGCCGCCGGGGTGGAGCTGCTGTTGCTGCTGCCCAGGCGGGAGATCGGGGTTTTGGAGTCCCAGGGGGTCCGGGCCTCGTGGCAGGTGCACTGGGAGCCGTTTTCGGACGAGTCGGACGGACTGTGGAACGTCCTGCGCACCTATCTGTGGCGTATTCTGACCTGCCCGTTCGCGCGGTATCCCAGGGGCGTGGACGCGGTGTACGCGCCGTCGGACTTCCTGTTCGACCTGTTGCCGGCGCTTTTGTGCCGCTGGCGCAATCCCGGGGCGAAGCTCGTGGTCTGCGTGTTTCTCATCGCGCCCAATCCTTTCAAGGGCTACGAGAACGTCTTTGGCGGCAAGAAGCGGCTGCCCACGGTGCGCGGCGTGCTCTATTACGTCACCCAGTGGCTGTCGGTGGCCATGGCGCGAAGGGCCGGCGCGACGCTGCTCGTGCTCAATTCCCTGGACAAGGATTCACTTCTCGCCATGGGCGCCAGCCCGGAAAAGGTGCATGTGGTGACCATGGGCGTGGACAGGGCGTTTTTCGACAGTGTGGAGCCTGCGGAGGAAACGCCGGTCTATGACGGCATTTTTCTGGGGCGGCTGCATCCGCAAAAAGGGCTGTTCGATCTGGTGCGCATCTGGCGGCTCGTGTGCGACGCCCGGCCGGGAAGCAGGCTTGGGGTCATCGGCGGCGGCAGCGACTGGTGGTTCACCAAGCTGACCCAGGAGATCAAGGACGCGGGGCTTTCGGGCAACGTGGACCTGCTCGGGTTCCGCCAGGGCGCGGAAAAGGTGCGGCTCCTTAAAGCCGCCGGCTGTTTTCTCATGCCGAGCCATTACGAGAGCTTCGGCCAGGTGGCGGTGGAGGCCATGGCCAGCGGGCTTCCGGTGGTGGCCTATGATCTGCCGATTTACCGCGAGATTTTCCCCACCGGCATGGTCAAAACGCCCCTTGAGGATACCCGGGCGTTCGCAGACGCGGTGCTTTGCGTGTTAAACGAGCCCGGTTGCCGGGAGGCGGCCGTTTCGGCCGCCCGCGAGCGTGGCGCCGCCTTCGAGTGGTCGGCCATTGCCGCCCGGGAAACGGAACTCGTCAAGAACGCCTGA
- a CDS encoding alpha/beta fold hydrolase has protein sequence MSRFNHKDGRSIAIGDAAIYCEERGNASGAPIVFLHGGLGGIEDFNALVPTLGKTYRCIGIDSRGQGKSTLGSEALTYARLQRDVEHICGVLRIDAPMFIGHSDGGIVALRIAAAGAVRPSKVVTLGAHWTLGPDDPTRGIYAGVTPEGWLGMFPEGVAAYRGLNPAPDFEKLVPAVRGMWLDAGGEGYPGESIRDIDCPVLVVRGDDDMLVSRAHAVELADRVPGAKLMNIPFAGHCAHQEQPEIVLWALRIFMD, from the coding sequence ATGTCGCGGTTTAACCACAAGGACGGCCGAAGCATCGCCATCGGTGATGCGGCAATCTACTGCGAGGAGCGGGGAAACGCGTCGGGCGCGCCGATAGTCTTTCTGCACGGCGGCTTGGGCGGCATCGAGGATTTCAATGCCCTTGTCCCTACGTTGGGCAAGACGTACCGGTGCATCGGCATCGATAGCCGGGGGCAAGGCAAATCCACTCTCGGTTCCGAAGCGCTGACCTATGCGCGCCTCCAGCGGGATGTGGAACATATTTGCGGGGTGTTGCGGATCGACGCCCCGATGTTCATCGGGCACAGCGACGGGGGCATCGTGGCCCTGCGCATCGCCGCGGCCGGAGCGGTCAGGCCGTCGAAGGTCGTGACTCTGGGCGCGCATTGGACGCTTGGCCCCGACGATCCGACGCGCGGCATCTATGCCGGCGTCACCCCCGAAGGCTGGCTCGGGATGTTCCCGGAGGGCGTGGCCGCCTACCGGGGGCTCAATCCCGCCCCCGATTTCGAAAAGCTGGTCCCGGCCGTTCGCGGCATGTGGCTGGATGCGGGTGGGGAGGGCTATCCGGGAGAAAGCATCCGGGATATCGACTGCCCGGTGCTCGTCGTCAGAGGGGACGACGATATGCTCGTTTCGCGTGCCCATGCCGTCGAACTGGCGGATCGGGTCCCCGGGGCGAAGTTGATGAATATCCCCTTTGCCGGGCATTGCGCCCATCAGGAACAGCCGGAGATTGTCCTTTGGGCGTTGCGGATTTTCATGGACTAG
- a CDS encoding glycosyltransferase family 4 protein — MKILYLNHNPECYGTYFRCYHLARHLAERGHDVTLLCASREPTLSVRDRKEGSLIIRILPRVNIATYHTGHTLRMFLNAKECLTADMDILHAFAFPLHPISFPTFLTSIARPKVKIVLDHDDMWKGGFTLHHPAPVRALYDFTEDRLPAVADMATAASEILMRKFRDAGLPEEKIHYIPNCPTLAADMPEKAEARASLGLSPDDKIVLSMGHTYTESLFALLDAYAEARKTIPNLKLLFLGKLHISDEFKTRMRAYEERFAPDIVTIGEKPPAEVPAYLAASDALLLPMDDDPIEKARFPIRFGDYLASGVPVVSNAVGEIKRIMESRDCGYTAPVDDAAAFGRAVVTALTDATERDRKRENARRLIAEELNWPAVAARLEAIYEQTLAG, encoded by the coding sequence ATGAAAATCCTCTATCTCAACCACAATCCCGAGTGCTACGGCACCTATTTCCGGTGCTACCATCTGGCCCGGCATTTGGCCGAACGCGGCCACGACGTGACGCTGCTGTGCGCCTCGCGCGAGCCCACGCTCTCCGTGCGCGACCGCAAGGAAGGATCGCTCATCATCCGCATCCTGCCGCGCGTCAACATCGCCACCTACCACACCGGGCATACCCTGCGCATGTTTTTAAACGCCAAGGAATGCCTCACTGCTGACATGGATATCCTCCATGCCTTCGCCTTCCCGCTGCATCCCATCAGCTTCCCCACGTTTTTGACCTCCATCGCCCGGCCCAAGGTGAAAATCGTCCTGGACCACGACGACATGTGGAAGGGCGGCTTCACCCTGCACCATCCCGCGCCCGTGCGCGCGCTCTATGACTTCACCGAGGACAGGCTTCCGGCCGTGGCCGACATGGCCACCGCCGCCAGCGAAATCCTCATGCGAAAATTCCGCGACGCCGGCCTGCCCGAGGAAAAAATCCACTACATCCCCAACTGCCCGACCCTGGCCGCCGACATGCCAGAGAAGGCGGAGGCGCGGGCAAGCCTGGGGCTTTCCCCGGACGACAAGATCGTCCTGTCCATGGGGCATACCTATACCGAATCGCTTTTCGCGCTCCTCGACGCCTACGCCGAGGCCAGAAAAACCATCCCGAACCTCAAGCTTCTTTTTCTCGGCAAGCTCCATATTTCCGACGAGTTCAAGACCCGCATGCGCGCCTACGAGGAGCGTTTCGCCCCGGACATCGTCACCATCGGCGAGAAGCCGCCGGCGGAAGTGCCGGCCTATCTCGCCGCTTCCGACGCGCTGCTTTTGCCCATGGACGACGACCCCATCGAGAAAGCCCGCTTTCCCATCCGCTTCGGGGATTACCTCGCCTCGGGCGTGCCGGTCGTGTCCAACGCCGTCGGGGAGATCAAACGCATCATGGAATCGCGCGACTGCGGCTACACCGCCCCGGTCGACGATGCCGCCGCCTTTGGCCGGGCCGTCGTCACCGCCCTGACCGACGCCACGGAGCGGGATCGCAAACGCGAAAACGCGCGCCGGCTCATCGCCGAGGAGCTCAACTGGCCCGCCGTGGCCGCGCGCCTGGAAGCGATCTACGAACAGACCTTGGCCGGGTAG
- a CDS encoding SDR family oxidoreductase → MKKIMLFYPPGRFYQRGEDRSQGNVEQSTATSMRAPNDLGYAAATLKREGFAVFLRDYQTERLHPDDLFADFERENPDGVFVSITNSTIFDDLGLIAELAKRKPGLLVMLKGAIFFDPDHALLDQLDLADATYLIGLESDFTVGRLAKAHFENPAAVPGIRGLLYKKDGGWAKTDFSSWETDLDDLPFPDRSLIRNALYVRPDTGEPQATIATSRGCPSACIFCMTPKISGKKLRLRSPENILAELSECYFTHGIRDFFFKSDTFTFDAAWTKAVCQAILDSPLSGKIRWVANSKVKPLERDTLAIMKKAGCWLVAFGYESGSPETLTRIHKNTTINDNLQATKWAKEVGLRTFGFFLIGLPWEGPEHLEATRKHIFELDNDFLELHIAIPYYGTRLNEIARQEGLIPDTVLGKDYFNAPTVGTKHLSMEEIEAFRKKTLLDFHLRPSYIGRKILQAGGNPKILANYARFGLRLLKNTLLPPKRPRRLTADDAPPHALILGANSDIATALARELAREDKATLTLASRDVERLERTAEAIACDCDARVGVCPFDALDTAGHKAFYESLDPAPDIVVVAFGLLGDQKAGQRDFEAARAVIDTNLTGALSILEIAAAAMERQGHGTIVALSSPAGDRGRKSNYLYGAAKAGLTVALSGLRHRLAKTGVHVVTALPGWTKTRMTAAAPTPKWLTATPQRVAADIRRAIHAGRAVVYTPWYWRPIMALVRALPEKLFVKTNL, encoded by the coding sequence ATGAAAAAAATCATGCTTTTCTATCCGCCGGGCCGGTTCTACCAGCGCGGCGAGGATCGTTCGCAGGGCAATGTGGAGCAGTCCACGGCCACGTCCATGCGCGCGCCGAACGACCTGGGCTATGCCGCCGCCACACTGAAAAGGGAAGGCTTCGCCGTCTTCCTGCGCGACTACCAGACCGAGCGCCTGCACCCGGACGACCTCTTCGCCGATTTCGAGCGCGAAAATCCGGACGGCGTGTTCGTCAGCATCACCAACTCCACCATTTTCGACGACCTGGGCCTCATCGCCGAGCTGGCGAAGCGCAAGCCGGGCCTGCTGGTCATGCTCAAGGGCGCGATATTTTTCGATCCCGACCATGCCCTGCTCGACCAGCTCGACCTGGCCGACGCCACCTACCTGATCGGCCTGGAATCCGATTTCACCGTGGGGAGACTGGCCAAGGCCCATTTCGAGAACCCGGCGGCCGTCCCGGGTATTCGCGGCCTGCTCTATAAAAAGGACGGCGGCTGGGCCAAGACCGATTTTTCCTCCTGGGAAACCGACCTCGACGACCTGCCCTTTCCCGACCGCAGCCTCATCCGAAACGCCCTGTACGTCCGGCCGGACACCGGCGAGCCCCAAGCCACCATCGCCACCTCGCGAGGTTGCCCCTCGGCGTGCATTTTCTGCATGACGCCCAAGATTTCGGGCAAGAAGCTGCGGCTGCGCTCCCCGGAAAACATCCTGGCCGAGCTTTCGGAGTGCTATTTCACCCACGGCATCCGCGACTTCTTCTTCAAGTCCGATACCTTCACCTTCGATGCCGCCTGGACCAAGGCGGTCTGCCAGGCCATCCTGGACTCGCCGCTTTCCGGCAAGATTCGCTGGGTGGCCAACTCCAAGGTCAAGCCGCTCGAGCGCGACACCCTGGCCATCATGAAAAAGGCCGGCTGCTGGCTGGTGGCCTTCGGCTACGAGTCCGGCAGTCCCGAGACGCTCACGCGCATCCACAAGAATACAACAATCAACGACAATCTCCAGGCCACCAAATGGGCCAAGGAAGTGGGGCTGCGCACCTTCGGCTTTTTCCTCATCGGCCTGCCCTGGGAGGGCCCCGAACATCTGGAAGCCACGCGCAAGCACATCTTCGAGCTCGACAACGACTTCCTGGAACTCCATATCGCCATTCCCTACTATGGCACGCGCTTAAACGAGATCGCCCGCCAGGAAGGGCTCATTCCGGACACGGTGCTCGGCAAGGACTATTTCAACGCTCCCACCGTGGGCACGAAACACTTGTCCATGGAAGAGATCGAGGCCTTCCGCAAGAAGACCCTGCTCGATTTCCACCTGCGCCCGTCCTACATCGGCCGCAAGATCCTCCAGGCCGGCGGCAACCCGAAGATCCTGGCCAACTACGCCCGGTTCGGCCTGCGGCTGCTCAAAAACACCCTCCTGCCGCCCAAACGGCCGAGACGCCTGACGGCCGACGACGCGCCGCCCCATGCCCTTATTCTCGGGGCCAATTCCGACATCGCCACGGCCCTGGCCCGGGAACTGGCCCGGGAGGACAAGGCGACGCTGACCCTGGCTTCGCGCGACGTCGAGCGCCTGGAGCGCACGGCCGAGGCCATCGCCTGCGACTGCGACGCGCGGGTGGGCGTGTGTCCTTTCGACGCCCTGGATACCGCCGGACACAAGGCTTTTTACGAATCCCTGGACCCGGCCCCGGATATCGTGGTCGTGGCCTTTGGCCTGCTTGGCGACCAGAAGGCCGGGCAGCGCGATTTCGAGGCGGCCCGGGCCGTTATCGACACCAACCTGACCGGCGCGCTCTCCATTCTCGAGATCGCGGCCGCCGCCATGGAACGGCAAGGCCACGGCACTATCGTCGCCCTGTCGTCCCCGGCCGGCGATCGGGGCCGCAAGAGCAACTATCTCTACGGCGCGGCCAAGGCCGGGCTCACCGTGGCCCTGTCCGGCCTGCGCCACCGGCTGGCCAAGACCGGCGTGCACGTCGTCACCGCCCTGCCCGGCTGGACCAAAACGCGCATGACCGCCGCCGCGCCCACGCCCAAGTGGCTGACCGCGACGCCGCAGCGTGTGGCGGCCGATATCCGCCGGGCCATCCACGCCGGCCGCGCCGTGGTCTACACCCCCTGGTACTGGCGGCCCATCATGGCGCTCGTGCGGGCGCTTCCCGAAAAACTCTTCGTCAAAACGAACCTCTAG
- a CDS encoding decaprenyl-phosphate phosphoribosyltransferase: MGKRPSRLASCLKLARPHQYIKNAFVFLPLFFGWKLAGPDAVARAALAFVAFCLVASAVYVINDLKDVEEDRAHPAKRNRPLASGALSPAEGAGFGCCLLVSGAAVTAWLGSAGFTCILAVYLGINLLYSFGLKHKALVDLACIAVGFVLRVFAGGVVTGITPSHWIVLMTFLLALFLGFAKRRDDLLLSAAGCEKTRRSLDGYNLEFVSAAMIIMAAVVIVSYILYTVSPEVIAKHGSDKLYLTAIFVIMGVLRYLQITLVECKSGSPTLVLLRDGFIQASLVLWIASCYVILYVEHSVLP, from the coding sequence ATGGGAAAACGTCCGTCGCGGCTCGCGTCCTGCCTGAAACTGGCCCGGCCGCATCAATACATCAAAAACGCCTTTGTCTTTCTGCCGCTTTTTTTCGGCTGGAAGCTGGCCGGTCCGGACGCCGTGGCGCGGGCGGCTCTGGCGTTTGTCGCCTTTTGTCTCGTGGCCAGCGCCGTTTACGTCATAAACGACCTGAAGGACGTGGAGGAGGACCGGGCCCATCCGGCCAAGCGCAACCGGCCGCTGGCCTCGGGCGCGCTGTCGCCGGCCGAGGGCGCCGGCTTCGGCTGTTGCCTGCTGGTCTCCGGCGCGGCCGTGACCGCCTGGCTCGGCTCCGCCGGGTTCACGTGCATTCTGGCCGTCTACCTCGGCATCAACCTGCTCTACAGCTTCGGGCTCAAGCACAAGGCCCTGGTCGATCTGGCCTGTATCGCCGTGGGCTTCGTGCTGCGGGTTTTTGCCGGCGGCGTGGTCACGGGCATCACCCCCAGCCACTGGATCGTGCTTATGACGTTTCTCCTGGCGCTTTTTCTCGGCTTCGCCAAACGCCGCGACGATCTGCTTTTATCCGCCGCCGGCTGCGAGAAAACGCGCCGCTCCCTTGACGGCTACAATCTGGAATTCGTTTCCGCCGCCATGATCATCATGGCGGCCGTGGTCATCGTCAGCTACATCCTCTACACCGTTTCGCCGGAAGTCATCGCCAAGCACGGATCGGACAAGTTGTATCTGACCGCGATTTTCGTCATCATGGGCGTGCTGCGCTATCTCCAGATCACGCTGGTGGAGTGCAAAAGCGGCTCGCCCACGCTGGTTCTTTTGCGCGACGGCTTCATCCAGGCCTCTCTCGTGTTGTGGATCGCCAGCTGCTACGTCATCCTTTATGTGGAGCACTCCGTTCTTCCATGA